Part of the Ziziphus jujuba cultivar Dongzao chromosome 8, ASM3175591v1 genome is shown below.
ATTATATACACATTTGCACATAGTTAAACAGCGAAAAATCCAGGAAATCATGGAGGCCCATGTTCCTATCTTTGGAAATCATGCGACAtgcaaattttgcattttgataTTAAGCCACATAACATTGTTCTGGATGAggattttattctaaaaatttctgATTTTGGACTTGCAAAATTATGCCCGTTAGACGATAGCATCGTGTCGTTAACTGCAGCGAGGGGAACCACAGGATACATAGCTCCaagttgttttataaaaatattggaaGAGTTTCATATAAAGCTGATGTTTACAGTTTTGAAATGTTGTTAATGGAAATGGCAAGTAGAAGAAAGAATTTGAGCGGAGTTGCAGTGCATACAAGTGAAGTTTACTTTCTTTCGTGGGTATAGAACCAATTGGATGAAGGAAATGACTTAGAAATATTGGAAGATGCAACAGATAACGAatcaaaaataagaaagaagatgATAATAGTAGCATTATGGTGTATACAAACGAATCCAAATGATCGACCTCCAATGAACAAAGTCAGAAAAATGCTTAAGGAGAAGTTGAAGGCCTAGAAATGCCTCAAAGGCCTTTTCTATGTTCATCAAAGAAGTTCGCAGAGGATGCTCAAGAGAAATCAAGCTCAATATACTCATCAATACCAGATGATGACACTCAAGAGATCAATCTAACTTCaaatgcaaattaattaaatatgtaaagtATGATAATAGTGAGTGTGTGGATGTACATATATGCAAAGCTTAAGCTCCCCAAGAAAGATCAGTTGGTGTAATAATTGGTCTTATTTTCATATGTGCTATTTAACTTTTCAATTTGTAGTCAATTATACtatctttaaaatcattaatttacaGTACCAACTATTCCATTTTTCCATGTTAGCATGTCCTCTGCTGTTGCACTTGTTCCTCGTCATGTAAAACAAGTCAACAAAATATGATTTCTCATTTTTTCCCCCATATAGAAGTTTTCCATATAAGTAGAGAACAGAGGAACCCAAAAATGTTTATGTATCGACCCCCTATCCAAATGGTaatgtattttatgttttaaaaccaAACAGTTAATAATATTCGATCATCAGTTTGTAATGAAAATATCAGAGATCTCAGTAAGAAAATCACCAGTATATCATGTAAAGGAGAACTCTTCTATTTCATCATGAAACCAGCCTTAGATAGCAAAGAATGGTGAAGATTACGAAAACCACACTACGATCTGGGCTGACTATTATAAACATTACGTTTCTATCAGCTTAATCTTTTGGAATAGATTGCAACTTAAGAATTACCATCTTGCACATAAGACACTGCGAAATCCTCAGCAAATGCTAAAGCAAAAGGTCTTCAGTGTTGAAGAACAATATCATTTTTGTGCAAATGAATTTCTTTCTTTGACAAGTTACAAGGCAAATCTAAAAGGAAGGCCAACTATAATAGTTATAATTAGATATTCTGACATACAAGATACAAATGAAACAGTCATAAGAAGCTGTTAACACAATGCACTGTGCTTCTTTGGCAGCCACAAGAACTAAGATAAGCTTGCACTGTATTTCTTTGGAAGCCACAAGAACTAAGATAAGCTTAGTAACTGAACTATGAACAAAGTATTATCAACTGCTTACTTTGAACTAACATCAGCCCCAAACCCAATCcgaaacaatataaaataatatcatcaaGCTATTGAAATGCCAAACAACATAAAATGGTTGAAATGCAGCTCATGAAACATGTTACTCCACGTTATGTTTAAGGCTAACAAAGGCGCATCAATACTAATGCATTAGAAACAGAATCCAATCTAACAGATTTCAGGGGTCGAAAATTCAAAGATAatattcttcctttcaactTGGTCTTCACGAAAGCCAGGCTGGTTTAGgcaagaaaattttgatatcaacAGATTTCAAGGGCTGAACAACATTGTACTCGAAGTCAAAGAAGCCAACAGGCCACCTTGGGAAATCATTTTGAACATCACGGAAGTAATGATCACCGAAATAAACGCAGTTCCTCCTCAATCCACCAAAATCTTTAGCTGAAACAGAGCAGCAACAACCAGATCCCATCAACAATATTACCTGATCCCCCAAGCTATTCACAGGAATCCATTCGCCTCTCTTTTCATCAAGCTTGTAAACTTTCAAACAAGGTTCTCCACCACCAGAAGAGTCTTCAACCTTATCAATCAGAAATAGATCCCCAAGTGAATTCACCAAGTACTTATGGAAACCCAAATATGGATGAGAAGCAACTTGAGTAACCTCCAAAGACAAAGGATCAACAGCTATAGTCAGTCCCGTGTAATCCACAGCATATATTGTTCCATTGTGAAGAGCAATATGCACATAATTAGATTGTCCGCTCCCATCATCAACTTGTGTCCATTTCTCATCACCCATTTTCCAAAATCTCAATTTCCCAAAATGAATAAACATGACCCAAAACCCATCTTCATTGTTACAACGACCCACaacaacatttttaaaaaagtcaAGATTAAATAGAAGATAGTACGATTTACCAACTTCTCTCACCTTATAATCCAATAAGTTGATCACCTTCTTGGATAGCCCACCAATCATACTGAACTTATCCCAATTTGGTATGATTTTGCATAGGGAAAAAGGGGCCGTGGCACGAACTTTCCCAAAGTCTCTCTCTTCAATATTGACAAGccagttgttgttgttgttgttgttggtgaaAAAGCTTGAAATCTTTTTCAAAGGTTGTATACAATAGACAGTTCTCTCTCTAACTAGAAAGTGACCGCTAATGGCCCAATTGTTGGAAGCGATTGAAAATGAAAGGTTGTGGGGGTTTTTTGATGGAAGAGGGATTGAAGCACGCCAAGCGGTACAAACAGCGCGTAGATGGAGGATGTCCGTACGACTCTCCAGACGCATCGCAATCTCTTCAAGGATTTCTGGTGGGAGGGATGGCCACATTGATGATGGAGTTGAAACCATCTCTGTTATGGTCTTTGCGGAGaaggagatgaagaagaaagaatatGGTTACGCCGATGTTCTACAGTTATGGTGGTTTTGGGTTCTCTGAATATGGTTACGCCGATGTGCTACAGTTATGGTGGTTTTGGGTTCTCTttcttaaaagaggataaagaATGAAATGGGTCTCTGTTAAGGTGTCAAAGACATGGATCATTGTTTATattaaactataaaatataaaaaaacttgtTCTTTTTGCAATCTGTCCCAGCACACGGTTTTTCTTACACTGCTTTGTTTATATTAAActcttttcttgaaatattaaaataaatacgtTTCAATTAATACCACTCTTATCTTGATATATCATAAACCAGTTCCATTACCAAATTCGTCGACtgaattaattttaatgaaatCACAGCCAATCCAACCCAAACTTCTCGACCCAACTGAATTTTAACGAAATGCGATCCAATCCACCAAACATTTTTTCCGATTCAACTGAATTTTAACTAAATCTAATCGCATCCAATCATTTGGGTTGGTCAGATAACCATAaccgaaaataattttcaagtaTCATTTGTCAGTAAcagaaaataatacttaaattataaaaatgttatACCTGTTGAAAGCCCAAAGATGAAACCCATCAACTGAGCCTTCaagacttttttctttcttttgataaattgagCCATCAGAACTTGTTGGAGAAGGTTGCTCTTATATGTAAGAGAAGAGAAACAAACTTTGTTTTTTGCTTATCTATGTCGGACAAATGCAGATTTTACTTTtgtgctctctctttctctgtgtgtgtgtgtgtgttataatttctcattttacttttaattttttatgaaatatttgtttatttttgttccaaTATTTTCTGGGGTTTAGATGTGGTTTTGAGTTTTGATGAGGTTACGACTCATTGAAGTATGATTTTTAGTTTtggtattcaaaaaaaaaaacaaaactcgcTTTGGCTATGAACGCAATGATTTTTTAAGCTTTAAATGACATACCTATTACTACATTATACATTGAAGTAGAACCCCCAGAGAAAGTAAACAGAAGATTCAGCGTTTGATTTGGAttcaattctagttgattggatattcgaaaaagaaaaatgcctAGTTGATTGGAAATATTAGGAATTTAAGAgtcattaatactattttttttcatttttctgataAGAGAATTTAACACTGTTAAAAAGGGAATTATGTACAAACTATGAAAATtttgcttcaaaaaaaaaaaaaaaaaaaaagattatttggTGGAGGCATGTTCAGTAATGTTTTGTAGAGCCGTTTTACatttttgcaaatatatatatatagagagagagagagagattctacATATGAATGCTAGAAACTATATAATCAAATGCTAAAGCAAAAGTCAttgccaaaccaaaaaaaaaaaaaaaatgctaaaacaAAAGGTCTTCGGCCTTGAAAGAACAATATCATTTTTGTCCAAATGAATTTCTTGCTAGGAAGTTACAGGGCAAATCTGTAAGGATGGCCAAATACTTAGATAATTAGATATTCCTGACATATAAGATACAAATGAAAAGTGTCATAAAATGTTGTTAACATAGTGCCCTGGATTTCTTTGGCATCCTCAAGAACCCAGTTAAGCTTAGCAACagggaaaaataaaaggaaaaaaaaaaaaaatacaagagaaGCAATCACCACAGAACTACGACCAATGTAAATTATCAACTGCGTGCTTTTACTTTGAACTAACATCACCCCCAAACCCAATCCTCCAACAAATAGCTATAAacgagaagaagaagacaaagaTGTAGACGTTAACACCGACCACTGCAAGTACAATTGAAAATGACAAACCATTTTTATTCTCCCTTTTTCCCATCACACCTTGAACTTGAACAAGAGGTGTAGCTTAGGAAGATGGCAATGTAAACAAATCCCATCTTTTATTCAATCTTCTCCCTGAATATCTATCTAAGTtattccttctttcttttcccaTGCACTACCTGCTTCCTCCTCCACTGGCAACTTTCGCCTCTGTAAGCGCTGCAGCATCCTTAATAGTGCTAATATCAACCTTAGGAGGACCAGAATGTCTCCTCGATCCAACTGGGGTACCAGGGAATGTCAGCCGTTTCTTTGCAGAACTCACAGATCCCTTCTCTGGTGTCCCATTCTTCTCCACGCTTAGTGGGCTTGGCAACCGAGACTTAGCCTTTGCCGAATGTGTAGGTGCCATGTAACTTGGAACAGCAGGTGAGCTTGCAAGGCTCTCGTCGTCTCTTACTGAAGACCCTGCAATGCTATGCCTCCGGTAACGCTCAGATTGGACACTGAACACACTCCTCGAGTCCTCATCTCCACCCCAGCCATTTGCCTTTGGGGTTTTACCAGTCAATGACGATGATGTTGGTGTCTTGGAAATAGGTGTTGAAGGGGAATGGCGACTAGCAAGACGGTTTGATTTCTTAGGAACAGGTGATGCCTTACTACCGTGGTCACTGTCATCACGACTGTAGTAAGCCTTGGTAATTTCTCCAAGAGACATGACATGGCTTGCTGCGCTCTTTATGGAAGCGCGGTCATTGTTATCTACTGTGCTTTTGCTCTCCCATGGCCGAGCTGCCATCCATCGTTCTAACCAACTCCAACCCCAATGGGGATTGTTGGGATCCATGAATGTAGGATTTGCAGATTTTGATGAGTTCTTCCCTATTTGCTGTAAGAAATTATCATCCACGTAAAATCCAAATCAAGACCTT
Proteins encoded:
- the LOC107413657 gene encoding F-box protein SKIP23, with the protein product MVSTPSSMWPSLPPEILEEIAMRLESRTDILHLRAVCTAWRASIPLPSKNPHNLSFSIASNNWAISGHFLVRERTVYCIQPLKKISSFFTNNNNNNNWLVNIEERDFGKVRATAPFSLCKIIPNWDKFSMIGGLSKKVINLLDYKVREVGKSYYLLFNLDFFKNVVVGRCNNEDGFWVMFIHFGKLRFWKMGDEKWTQVDDGSGQSNYVHIALHNGTIYAVDYTGLTIAVDPLSLEVTQVASHPYLGFHKYLVNSLGDLFLIDKVEDSSGGGEPCLKVYKLDEKRGEWIPVNSLGDQVILLMGSGCCCSVSAKDFGGLRRNCVYFGDHYFRDVQNDFPRWPVGFFDFEYNVVQPLKSVDIKIFLPKPAWLS